Proteins found in one Acidobacteriota bacterium genomic segment:
- a CDS encoding cyclic nucleotide-binding domain-containing protein, with translation MFEYFPENELEFLRECELYANLSERTLQSIFKRGRLVQLSPGQELFQVGSSADNFYVVKSGMVEICRLGDKPDEVVTVAFLGRGDSIGELTMLTGTDHAVLARAPEGGEVFEVPRRNFRTMLEAYPEFAIHLCNTFAERLESSVKNESGTRNRQFHGHLKYFDLATVIQTIVVSRMTGRLVVTDDFGNAYSEIYFDAGDPSCAKIGHLSGPEAFNQLFQPPPVEGTFDFKSGERPPRELLGLFEGCPPGMNMLMDAIRMQDELDNFRPQIDLESIYQPQQTELIWEGEERYLVLANDIWYRLHAEQPTVVQLLQEVPSCHYGVYYVLATMKQAGLIVSSMDTGLWQKVDSAEGWGLLDDDDV, from the coding sequence ATGTTCGAGTACTTTCCCGAAAATGAACTTGAGTTTTTGCGTGAGTGTGAGCTCTATGCCAACCTTTCGGAAAGGACGCTCCAATCAATTTTTAAACGTGGTCGCCTGGTTCAGCTTTCACCTGGGCAGGAATTGTTTCAGGTCGGATCGTCAGCCGACAACTTTTATGTGGTGAAGTCAGGGATGGTGGAAATTTGCCGGTTGGGTGACAAACCCGATGAGGTGGTGACGGTGGCTTTTTTGGGGCGTGGCGATTCAATCGGTGAACTTACGATGTTGACCGGGACTGACCACGCGGTGCTGGCTCGGGCGCCAGAAGGTGGCGAAGTGTTTGAAGTCCCTCGGCGCAATTTCCGAACTATGCTTGAAGCCTACCCGGAGTTTGCCATTCACCTCTGCAATACCTTTGCGGAACGGCTGGAATCTTCGGTCAAGAATGAAAGCGGCACCCGGAACCGGCAGTTCCACGGGCATTTAAAGTATTTTGACCTCGCCACCGTTATCCAAACGATTGTGGTGTCGCGCATGACCGGGCGACTGGTTGTGACGGATGATTTTGGAAATGCCTACTCGGAAATATATTTTGACGCTGGTGATCCTTCGTGCGCCAAAATCGGCCATTTATCTGGGCCAGAAGCCTTTAATCAGCTTTTTCAACCACCACCGGTTGAAGGAACATTTGATTTTAAGAGCGGAGAACGTCCACCCAGGGAATTATTGGGCTTGTTTGAAGGCTGCCCTCCAGGGATGAATATGCTGATGGACGCGATCCGGATGCAGGATGAACTCGATAATTTCCGCCCGCAGATTGATCTTGAATCAATCTACCAGCCCCAACAAACCGAACTGATCTGGGAAGGCGAAGAACGCTATCTGGTCCTGGCCAATGACATCTGGTATCGCCTGCACGCCGAACAGCCAACGGTGGTCCAGCTCCTGCAGGAAGTTCCGTCGTGCCATTATGGAGTCTATTATGTTTTGGCCACGATGAAACAGGCTGGGCTGATCGTCTCATCCATGGACACCGGGTTATGGCAGAAAGTTGATTCGGCGGAGGGTTGGGGTTTGCTCGATGACGACGATGTCTGA
- a CDS encoding YtxH domain-containing protein, which yields MAEDSASTKLTFFLVGAGIGAVVALLFAPKSGRELRGDIADASKRSVEYTRDNARRLGSKASELYETGREKATHLNEQVKERTSGLIGAGRERVEEQRQRLAAAIDAGKRAYQDKKAEVQALEAALEEAEPEEV from the coding sequence ATGGCCGAAGATTCAGCCTCAACCAAACTTACCTTTTTTCTGGTCGGTGCCGGAATCGGCGCCGTCGTCGCGCTGCTGTTTGCGCCAAAATCAGGCCGTGAACTCCGCGGCGACATTGCTGATGCCAGCAAGCGTAGCGTCGAATATACCCGGGACAATGCCCGTCGGCTTGGTAGCAAGGCATCTGAATTGTATGAAACCGGGCGTGAGAAAGCCACTCACCTCAATGAACAGGTCAAAGAACGAACTTCCGGTTTGATTGGTGCCGGGCGCGAGCGGGTTGAAGAACAACGCCAACGTCTGGCGGCGGCGATTGATGCCGGCAAACGTGCCTATCAGGACAAAAAAGCCGAAGTCCAGGCGCTCGAAGCAGCACTGGAGGAAGCTGAACCAGAAGAAGTATAA
- a CDS encoding amidohydrolase: MNSIPFFPRLSRWVASIFSLFLILGPGVSIWGAEKRRAVETVDIILRGGQVVTMDAEHHVYANGLVAIKGDKIVAVGDAKELGARYRAKTLIDATGKAVIPGLINTHTHVPMSLFRGVADDLLLQDWLQNFIFPAEAKNVTAEFVRAGTRLGCLEMILGGTTCFVDMYYFEDHIADETHKAGMRAVLGETVLDFPVPDAKTPQDGLKYAEAFIKKYKGNPLITPAIAPHAPYTCSPDLLKAAKALSDRYEVPLVTHLAEDYSEVDIIKGRYQARPVEHVEKMGLLGPRVIAAHVIQVTPEEIQILKNHGVGVAHNPQSNMKLAAGVSPVPDMLKAGLGVGLGTDGAASNNDLNMFEEIDTAAKLHKEFSRNPTVVSAREALEMATIGGARAIHQEDRIGSIETGKLADLIVVNLDTPHQWPVYNLYSTLVYATKASDVETSIINGKIVMRDRKVLTLNPVAIRKEALLYRTRILESLKK, encoded by the coding sequence ATGAACTCAATTCCTTTCTTTCCCCGGCTAAGTCGTTGGGTTGCAAGTATCTTTAGTCTATTTCTGATCCTTGGGCCAGGGGTGAGTATCTGGGGCGCCGAGAAAAGGCGGGCCGTTGAAACGGTTGATATCATTTTGCGTGGCGGCCAGGTGGTGACCATGGACGCCGAACACCACGTGTATGCGAACGGGCTGGTTGCCATCAAAGGCGACAAAATCGTGGCGGTGGGTGATGCCAAAGAGCTTGGGGCGCGCTATCGGGCCAAAACGCTGATTGATGCCACTGGCAAAGCCGTAATTCCCGGCCTGATCAATACTCATACCCACGTGCCGATGTCCCTGTTCCGGGGTGTGGCCGATGACTTGTTACTCCAGGACTGGTTGCAGAATTTTATCTTCCCGGCAGAAGCTAAAAATGTGACGGCGGAGTTTGTCCGTGCCGGAACACGGCTTGGCTGTCTGGAAATGATTCTGGGCGGTACAACCTGCTTTGTGGATATGTACTATTTTGAAGACCACATTGCCGATGAAACCCACAAGGCCGGGATGCGTGCCGTTTTGGGCGAAACGGTGCTCGATTTTCCAGTGCCGGACGCCAAAACTCCGCAGGATGGGCTGAAATACGCCGAAGCCTTCATCAAGAAATACAAAGGGAACCCGCTGATTACACCAGCCATCGCACCGCACGCCCCCTATACCTGTTCACCGGATTTACTCAAAGCCGCGAAAGCACTGTCTGACCGCTACGAAGTGCCGCTCGTAACCCACCTGGCCGAAGACTATAGCGAAGTTGATATCATCAAGGGTCGCTACCAGGCCCGCCCGGTCGAACACGTCGAGAAAATGGGACTGCTTGGGCCCCGCGTGATTGCCGCCCACGTGATCCAGGTAACCCCGGAAGAAATCCAGATTCTCAAAAACCACGGCGTTGGCGTGGCACACAATCCCCAGAGCAATATGAAACTGGCCGCCGGGGTGTCACCCGTGCCAGATATGTTAAAGGCTGGCCTCGGGGTTGGCCTCGGAACCGATGGGGCGGCGTCAAACAACGACCTGAATATGTTTGAAGAAATTGACACGGCAGCCAAACTTCACAAGGAATTTTCCCGCAACCCAACCGTGGTTTCGGCCCGCGAGGCGCTGGAAATGGCAACCATTGGCGGCGCCCGGGCCATTCATCAGGAAGACCGGATTGGTTCGATTGAAACGGGCAAGCTGGCGGACCTGATTGTGGTGAATCTGGATACCCCACACCAGTGGCCGGTGTATAATCTCTATTCGACACTGGTCTATGCCACCAAGGCGTCTGACGTCGAAACCTCGATCATCAATGGAAAAATCGTGATGCGCGACCGCAAAGTGCTCACACTCAATCCAGTTGCCATTCGCAAAGAAGCCCTGCTCTATCGCACGCGCATTCTGGAAAGCCTGAAGAAATAG
- a CDS encoding SpoVR family protein — translation MDREIKELEKALEQIWDIALKFGLDPFPVHFEIVPATVMYEIGSYALPGRYSHWTFGKAYHRMKMMYDLGLSRIYEVVINTNPSYGFLLETNSLTQNKLVIAHVLGHVDFFKNNAYFSRTNRRMVDEVGVHSSRINEYEFTYGRKTVEEFLDAVLSIEEHVDPDFLIKKARNQTPSERQKKGARQGKYDDMFTDQELDRKTEAPKIYVPGEPVLPEKDLVWFIAQYSPILEPWQRDIMSMVHEEMLYFVPQMQTKTLNEGWACCTGDSILLTENGFIRFDQLYEDGRKIQVASGRQTKLYPITDFHKEEQVPTIRIRTRRGLTIEGSHQHRVLLSDGSWGFLKDLQVGDQIPIECGANIWPTKPQAIPFQAGHPTPTLEEVAVLAGVSIWTVLRHLKGRRTQNASGIQLALQQAAYQPGRAGKVLPTRVALKTNQVLDDRLAWVLGYFIGDGNRTKSGICFTTGDEELAIRLEHTIPEVWGVTPLRHWDPTEVGGRWRVIVHSRELLTWLNSIGINLAEKAPQKRIPDLILRSPKNVISAFLRGYFDADAYAGKHGIILSSSSQNLIHLVQVILLNYGILSTQQPCQDSCTQLHIKGASAKRFLDEIGFSLSRKQQGLTEYVECRQWFRKEDFTDEIVSIEPGCADVYDITVATKHAYVANGMVHHNSFWHARIMRELGLEGDEYIEFAELHAGVVSPHKGQLNPYYLGYKILEDIERRWDNPTAEEREKYGRKGGEGRHKLFEVREMENDTSLLRNYLTEQLVEELDLYVYELVDDEEWTITEKRWERVRDQLVASRTNFGFPYIEVTDADYNRNRELYLTHRFEGTELDLKYGRKVLEYVQKLWGRTVHLETMVDNESLVLHYDGKEHDED, via the coding sequence ATGGATCGTGAAATCAAGGAACTTGAAAAAGCGCTCGAACAGATTTGGGATATCGCGCTGAAGTTTGGACTTGATCCATTTCCAGTGCATTTTGAGATTGTGCCGGCTACCGTGATGTATGAAATCGGGTCCTATGCCCTGCCTGGTCGGTACTCACACTGGACATTTGGGAAAGCCTATCATCGGATGAAAATGATGTATGACCTTGGACTGTCACGTATTTACGAGGTTGTCATCAATACGAATCCTTCCTACGGCTTCTTACTCGAAACCAACTCCCTGACCCAAAATAAGCTCGTCATTGCCCATGTGCTCGGTCACGTTGATTTCTTTAAAAACAACGCCTATTTCTCACGTACCAACCGCCGGATGGTTGACGAAGTTGGTGTCCATTCGTCGCGCATCAACGAGTATGAATTCACCTATGGCCGTAAGACCGTCGAAGAGTTCCTGGATGCGGTCTTGTCAATTGAAGAACACGTTGACCCTGATTTCCTGATCAAAAAAGCCCGGAATCAAACCCCGTCAGAACGCCAGAAGAAAGGTGCACGTCAGGGCAAATATGACGATATGTTCACCGATCAGGAGCTGGACCGAAAAACCGAAGCCCCAAAAATTTATGTGCCCGGTGAACCAGTGCTGCCTGAAAAAGATCTGGTCTGGTTCATTGCCCAATATTCGCCGATCCTTGAACCCTGGCAACGCGATATCATGAGTATGGTCCACGAAGAAATGTTGTACTTCGTGCCACAGATGCAAACGAAGACATTAAACGAAGGATGGGCATGTTGTACCGGTGACTCTATCTTATTGACTGAAAATGGCTTTATCCGGTTTGACCAGCTTTACGAGGATGGGCGAAAAATCCAGGTGGCGAGTGGCAGACAAACCAAACTTTACCCAATCACTGACTTTCACAAGGAAGAGCAGGTCCCAACAATTCGGATTCGAACCCGTCGTGGTCTGACCATTGAAGGCTCACATCAACATCGAGTACTTCTTTCTGACGGGAGTTGGGGATTTTTAAAGGACTTGCAGGTGGGCGATCAGATTCCGATTGAATGTGGGGCAAATATCTGGCCGACCAAACCACAGGCGATTCCGTTTCAGGCCGGACATCCCACTCCCACGCTGGAAGAAGTTGCCGTACTGGCGGGAGTTTCGATCTGGACAGTTCTTCGCCATTTAAAAGGCCGAAGAACACAAAACGCATCGGGGATTCAGCTTGCATTGCAACAGGCGGCTTACCAGCCAGGACGTGCCGGCAAAGTTCTTCCGACGCGGGTTGCCTTAAAGACCAATCAGGTCCTTGATGACCGCCTGGCCTGGGTGCTCGGCTACTTCATCGGAGATGGAAACCGAACAAAATCAGGAATTTGCTTTACCACGGGTGATGAAGAACTGGCGATTCGCCTGGAACACACCATCCCTGAAGTATGGGGGGTGACACCACTTCGTCACTGGGATCCCACTGAAGTTGGAGGCAGATGGCGCGTGATTGTTCATTCGCGCGAGCTCCTTACCTGGCTCAACTCGATTGGTATCAATCTGGCGGAAAAAGCACCTCAAAAAAGAATCCCAGATTTGATTTTGCGCTCTCCAAAAAACGTGATATCGGCCTTTTTGCGCGGCTATTTCGATGCAGATGCCTATGCGGGGAAACACGGGATCATCCTTTCTTCCTCCAGTCAGAACCTGATCCACCTGGTTCAGGTCATTTTGCTCAACTATGGCATTCTCTCAACCCAGCAGCCTTGCCAGGATAGTTGCACGCAACTCCATATCAAGGGGGCCTCAGCCAAACGGTTCCTCGACGAAATCGGCTTTAGTTTAAGTAGAAAGCAGCAAGGATTAACTGAATATGTCGAATGTCGTCAATGGTTTAGAAAAGAAGACTTTACCGATGAGATCGTTTCCATCGAACCAGGCTGCGCTGATGTATATGACATCACGGTAGCGACCAAACACGCCTATGTAGCCAACGGGATGGTCCATCACAATTCATTCTGGCATGCACGGATAATGCGTGAACTTGGTCTGGAAGGTGATGAATACATTGAGTTTGCTGAACTCCATGCCGGTGTTGTTTCACCACATAAAGGACAACTCAATCCCTATTATCTGGGCTACAAAATCCTCGAAGACATCGAGCGCCGCTGGGACAACCCGACGGCTGAAGAACGTGAAAAATATGGACGCAAAGGCGGCGAAGGGCGACACAAACTCTTTGAAGTTCGCGAAATGGAAAACGACACATCGCTGCTGCGCAATTATTTGACCGAACAATTAGTCGAAGAACTGGATTTGTATGTTTATGAGTTGGTGGATGATGAAGAATGGACCATTACCGAGAAACGTTGGGAACGGGTCCGCGATCAGCTTGTTGCCAGTCGAACCAACTTTGGCTTTCCCTACATTGAAGTCACCGATGCCGACTATAACCGCAACCGCGAACTCTATTTGACCCATCGCTTTGAAGGCACTGAACTGGATTTAAAATATGGCCGCAAGGTGCTCGAATATGTCCAAAAGCTGTGGGGCCGCACGGTGCATCTTGAAACCATGGTGGACAATGAAAGTCTCGTGTTGCACTATGATGGGAAAGAACATGATGAAGATTGA
- the thiC gene encoding phosphomethylpyrimidine synthase ThiC produces MLACEGKITEDMIMVAEDERLEPEFIRQGLANGTIVIPKNINHDFRPIGIGKGLRTKVNANIGASGYHQFVEEEIEKLHVSVHYGADSVMDLSTGTDLDLIRETLISRSPLMLGTVPIYQVASEGSILKMDPEELFAVIEKQAQQGVDYMTVHCGVTKETVKKLRGHQRIEGIVSRGGSLLAAYIEATGKENPLYEQFDRLCDIFARYDVTFSLGDGLRPGATGDASDRGQLAELLVLGELTARARAKGCQVMVEGPGHVPLDQVQANVQLQKKVCEGAPFYVLGPLTCDVAPGYDHITGAIGGAIAAAAGTDMLCYVTPAEHLRLPDHQDVIEGIIATRIAAHSGDLVKGVKGAKEWNDQMSLYRKRLDWEGMYRLAMDPEKARRYKEESEAAGSKVCSMCGSLCSINIDNAAIKKFSGKVPDTSEKFLTKKPEVSEEVVAEAAAGD; encoded by the coding sequence ATGCTTGCCTGCGAGGGCAAGATCACCGAGGATATGATCATGGTGGCCGAGGATGAACGACTGGAGCCAGAGTTCATTCGTCAGGGGCTGGCCAACGGCACAATTGTCATTCCAAAAAACATCAACCATGACTTCCGGCCCATCGGCATTGGAAAGGGCTTGCGAACCAAAGTCAACGCCAATATCGGTGCCTCTGGCTATCATCAGTTTGTTGAAGAAGAAATCGAAAAACTGCACGTCTCGGTACACTATGGTGCCGATAGCGTGATGGACCTTTCAACTGGGACGGACCTGGATTTGATTCGCGAAACATTGATTTCGCGCAGTCCCTTGATGCTTGGAACGGTTCCGATTTACCAGGTGGCCTCGGAAGGTTCAATCCTCAAGATGGATCCGGAAGAATTGTTTGCCGTCATTGAAAAACAGGCTCAACAGGGCGTGGATTATATGACGGTTCACTGCGGAGTTACCAAGGAAACGGTCAAAAAATTGCGTGGCCACCAGCGTATCGAAGGCATTGTCAGCCGTGGTGGCTCGCTGCTGGCGGCATATATCGAAGCCACCGGCAAAGAAAATCCACTGTATGAACAATTTGACCGGCTGTGCGACATCTTTGCCCGCTATGATGTGACCTTCTCGCTCGGTGACGGGTTGCGCCCTGGCGCCACGGGTGATGCGTCTGACCGGGGACAACTGGCAGAACTGCTGGTGTTGGGTGAATTAACCGCTCGTGCGCGGGCCAAAGGTTGTCAGGTGATGGTCGAAGGCCCTGGGCACGTGCCGCTCGATCAGGTTCAGGCCAATGTCCAGTTGCAAAAGAAGGTTTGCGAAGGCGCACCGTTCTATGTCCTTGGCCCCTTGACGTGTGACGTGGCACCTGGTTATGACCACATTACCGGTGCTATCGGCGGGGCGATTGCAGCGGCGGCTGGCACCGATATGCTGTGCTATGTGACACCAGCCGAACACCTCCGCCTGCCAGACCACCAGGATGTCATCGAAGGCATCATTGCCACCCGCATTGCGGCTCATTCCGGCGATCTGGTCAAGGGCGTCAAAGGTGCCAAAGAATGGAATGACCAGATGTCGCTCTATCGCAAACGTCTGGATTGGGAAGGGATGTATCGGCTGGCGATGGATCCAGAGAAAGCCCGTCGCTACAAGGAAGAATCCGAAGCGGCTGGCTCGAAGGTTTGTTCAATGTGCGGCAGCCTGTGTTCGATCAATATTGACAACGCCGCGATTAAAAAATTCTCAGGGAAAGTGCCTGACACATCTGAGAAATTCCTCACGAAAAAACCAGAGGTTTCTGAAGAAGTCGTGGCTGAAGCGGCGGCTGGCGACTAA
- a CDS encoding DUF427 domain-containing protein — MKVTIKERITGIILASTDDPSKVESFEGNWYFDPSTVNQAVLQVTDDLYTCPYKGTCNWVSFSGQGKTAMRIAWVYPSPKPGYENIKGRFAFYGGNRPNTVEELA; from the coding sequence ATGAAAGTGACCATTAAAGAACGAATCACTGGGATTATTCTGGCTTCAACTGACGATCCGTCAAAAGTCGAATCTTTTGAAGGAAACTGGTACTTTGATCCATCCACAGTGAACCAGGCAGTGTTGCAGGTCACCGACGATCTTTACACCTGCCCGTACAAGGGCACCTGTAACTGGGTCAGTTTCTCAGGGCAAGGAAAAACAGCGATGCGGATTGCCTGGGTGTATCCCAGCCCAAAACCGGGATATGAAAACATCAAAGGTCGGTTTGCTTTTTATGGTGGGAACCGTCCCAATACAGTTGAAGAACTCGCCTGA
- the rfbD gene encoding dTDP-4-dehydrorhamnose reductase, with product MNILITGAGGLLGQHLATELKPSHRVTGCRHSDLDITKADSIAQVFDRIHPDIVVNCAAMTAVDACESERERAFQSNAIAPQLLAVACRQHSAQLVHISTDYVFDGSKDGLYEPEDKPNPISVYGQSKLEGEVLVQQELPSACIVRVAGLYGKGGRNFASQLGTLLRKPGTLRSVADNRILTGYAVDVAARLRELIEGHHTGLFHVTNSGTPCSWYELALFGAEVVGADVQAEILPVTEAELNRPAPRPMNSALGCSTSTQLGFKPLRDWKEALVAYLSGCSLFQSIE from the coding sequence ATGAACATTCTCATTACCGGTGCCGGTGGGCTACTAGGACAGCATCTTGCGACTGAACTCAAACCTTCTCATAGAGTTACAGGATGTCGGCACAGTGATCTGGACATAACAAAGGCTGATTCTATCGCACAGGTTTTTGATCGGATTCATCCTGACATTGTGGTGAATTGTGCCGCCATGACGGCGGTTGATGCCTGCGAATCTGAGCGGGAACGTGCATTTCAATCTAATGCCATTGCTCCGCAATTGCTGGCTGTGGCTTGCCGCCAGCACTCAGCCCAACTGGTTCATATCAGCACTGATTATGTGTTTGATGGGAGCAAAGATGGTTTGTATGAACCGGAAGACAAACCAAACCCGATTTCGGTTTATGGTCAATCAAAGCTTGAGGGCGAAGTTCTGGTTCAGCAGGAACTTCCATCGGCCTGTATTGTGCGGGTCGCGGGGTTGTATGGCAAAGGAGGTCGTAACTTTGCCAGTCAGCTTGGAACACTTCTGCGCAAGCCCGGAACACTCCGGTCAGTGGCGGATAACCGCATCCTGACCGGATATGCCGTTGATGTGGCTGCCCGCCTTCGTGAGTTGATCGAAGGCCATCACACCGGGCTTTTTCACGTAACCAACAGCGGTACGCCTTGTAGCTGGTATGAACTGGCCTTGTTTGGCGCCGAAGTCGTGGGCGCTGATGTCCAGGCTGAAATACTTCCTGTTACAGAAGCTGAGTTAAACCGCCCGGCACCACGCCCGATGAATTCCGCCCTTGGCTGCTCAACCAGCACTCAACTGGGGTTTAAACCATTGCGGGACTGGAAAGAGGCGTTGGTCGCTTATTTATCAGGCTGCTCATTATTCCAATCAATTGAGTGA
- a CDS encoding regulatory protein RecX, producing the protein MDDRLFQTMLTAGIKYLALRPRSITDTTQHLNRKLKKLNIEDQEREEIVTEVIDRLKEYGYLDDQRFAEQFAHGQVARRLVGKRRLTQELTQQKVKSETVREAVNEVYAEIPESDVMEQLLEKFIRSNGLPTSPQEINRLTNVLVRRGFSFELILPRLRQLARQAKLEAMSEALDTIQMNEE; encoded by the coding sequence ATGGATGACCGTCTCTTCCAAACAATGCTGACTGCAGGCATCAAATATCTCGCCCTTCGTCCCCGGAGCATTACCGATACCACCCAGCATCTAAACCGCAAGCTGAAAAAATTGAATATTGAGGACCAGGAGCGAGAAGAGATAGTGACAGAAGTCATTGATCGGCTGAAGGAATATGGCTATCTCGATGATCAACGCTTTGCCGAACAATTTGCCCACGGGCAAGTGGCACGCCGCCTGGTTGGCAAACGCCGACTCACTCAGGAATTGACCCAGCAGAAAGTGAAGTCAGAAACGGTGCGCGAAGCCGTGAACGAGGTATATGCTGAAATCCCTGAATCAGATGTCATGGAACAGCTCCTGGAAAAATTTATCCGCTCTAACGGACTCCCAACATCCCCTCAAGAAATCAACCGACTCACCAATGTACTTGTCCGGCGTGGCTTTTCATTTGAGTTGATCCTCCCTCGACTCCGGCAACTTGCCCGTCAGGCAAAACTTGAAGCAATGTCAGAAGCACTGGACACCATTCAGATGAATGAAGAATGA
- a CDS encoding type IV pilus twitching motility protein PilT: MSTPLNIDTLLAIACSKGASDLHIKAGSHPFTRINGELVPIIDAPRLSQEDTLAMAFSIMNNRQKQRFKDACEVDIAYGVSGLGRFRCNIFQQRGAVGMVLRVIPTSVRTVDELQLPKVIEKIAEERRGLILVTGTTGSGKSTTLAALIDHINRTRTDHIITIEDPIEFLHRDKKSFVNQREVDVDTRSFQEALRGALRQDPDVVLVGEMRDFETIETALTAAETGHLVLSTLHTLDATETINRIVSIFPPHQQKAIRIQLASVLRSVVSQRLVRAHDQTSRVPACEILINTSYIKDCIVNQEKTSLIRDAIAQGTSQYGMQTFDQSLYDLLQRGLISYDQALNGASNRDEFILRTKGIQSTTDQAREEMESKLTTRSGGTGSSQPTERISRF; the protein is encoded by the coding sequence ATGTCAACACCACTCAATATTGATACGCTCCTGGCAATTGCCTGCAGCAAAGGAGCCTCGGATCTCCATATTAAAGCGGGAAGCCACCCCTTTACGCGCATTAACGGCGAATTGGTCCCGATCATTGATGCACCACGATTATCTCAGGAAGATACACTCGCCATGGCGTTCAGTATTATGAACAACCGTCAAAAACAGCGCTTTAAAGATGCCTGTGAAGTTGACATTGCCTACGGGGTATCTGGGTTGGGACGGTTCCGGTGCAATATTTTCCAGCAACGTGGCGCGGTCGGCATGGTTTTGCGCGTCATTCCGACCAGCGTTCGAACCGTGGACGAACTGCAACTCCCGAAAGTGATTGAGAAAATCGCTGAGGAACGCCGTGGGTTGATTCTGGTAACTGGTACCACCGGGTCGGGGAAATCAACCACCCTCGCCGCCTTGATTGACCATATCAATCGAACCCGAACTGATCACATCATTACCATTGAAGACCCAATCGAATTTCTCCACCGCGATAAAAAATCATTTGTCAATCAGCGTGAAGTTGATGTTGATACCCGCAGTTTTCAAGAAGCCCTACGTGGTGCGCTTCGCCAGGACCCAGATGTGGTGCTGGTTGGTGAAATGCGCGACTTCGAAACCATTGAAACGGCCCTCACCGCGGCTGAAACCGGGCATCTGGTGCTTTCAACACTGCACACCCTGGATGCCACTGAAACGATCAACCGGATTGTTTCAATCTTTCCTCCACACCAGCAAAAAGCAATCCGCATTCAGTTGGCCAGTGTACTGCGATCAGTTGTTTCCCAGCGACTGGTGCGAGCCCATGACCAGACCAGCCGGGTTCCAGCCTGTGAAATTCTCATCAACACATCCTATATCAAGGATTGTATTGTGAATCAGGAAAAAACATCGTTGATTCGCGACGCCATTGCTCAGGGAACATCACAGTACGGCATGCAGACGTTTGATCAGTCACTCTATGATCTGCTCCAGCGCGGATTGATCTCTTACGATCAGGCACTCAATGGGGCCTCTAACCGCGATGAATTCATTTTGCGTACCAAAGGTATTCAATCAACGACCGATCAGGCACGCGAGGAAATGGAAAGCAAGCTCACCACCCGGAGCGGTGGGACTGGAAGCTCACAGCCAACCGAACGCATCAGCCGCTTTTAG
- a CDS encoding response regulator transcription factor, producing MTSAEATLLLVDDDDRARFTIRQFFSRMNFALIEAENGREAIHLTLAHHPDLIIMDVMMPVMDGFDACRGLRQLGNETPILFLSTRTEIEDRLKGLEHGADDYLAKPFSLRELELRVRAILRRRTAPVQSEGEILIRGDLRIDLARHVVSRKGKGLDLTPTEFKILHILATRPGRVFSRDRLLDEVWGNEYDGFQRNIDPHINRLRAKLEPPDAKPRYILTVWGEGYKFNEALLQALVDGATEKKD from the coding sequence ATGACGAGCGCTGAGGCAACGCTGCTCCTTGTGGATGATGATGATCGGGCACGCTTTACCATCCGGCAATTTTTTTCTCGGATGAATTTTGCCCTGATCGAAGCTGAAAACGGTCGTGAAGCAATTCACCTGACGTTGGCACATCATCCTGATTTGATCATTATGGATGTGATGATGCCTGTCATGGATGGGTTTGACGCCTGCCGGGGACTACGTCAGCTTGGAAATGAAACGCCAATTTTGTTTCTCTCAACGCGCACGGAAATTGAAGATCGTCTCAAAGGTCTGGAGCATGGCGCGGATGATTATCTTGCCAAGCCATTCAGTTTGCGTGAGTTGGAGCTTCGAGTCCGGGCCATTTTGCGACGACGGACTGCTCCGGTTCAATCTGAAGGCGAGATTTTAATCCGAGGTGATCTTCGCATTGATCTCGCCCGGCATGTCGTCAGTCGGAAAGGGAAGGGATTGGATCTCACACCAACTGAATTTAAAATCCTGCATATTCTGGCAACTCGCCCAGGGCGGGTTTTTTCGCGAGACCGATTGTTGGATGAAGTCTGGGGTAATGAATATGACGGGTTTCAGCGCAATATTGACCCTCATATCAACCGGCTTCGAGCCAAACTGGAACCACCTGATGCCAAGCCGAGATATATTCTGACTGTGTGGGGAGAAGGGTACAAATTCAATGAAGCCCTACTCCAGGCACTGGTTGATGGAGCAACAGAAAAGAAGGATTGA